Proteins encoded together in one Kutzneria kofuensis window:
- a CDS encoding ThiF family adenylyltransferase, with product MSTTEPLTDGQHRALDELRYLERVAGGRVKVEAATDDGRIDITIYCGSDRSKDADAQLQAWEPFSILVGRRYPLEVPAVQVRHRRFAGLPHVVWGEYLCLHVGDNDWDPGRGMQGLLERLLAWLDHVATGTLTGPDLPWEPPIARAIPQLGRLIIRPELPDALVTTGEPHIALAVVTAVGDRKYELRQWLTGPDDLQSTLDPPNFLAVGVILQRPADYSYPTRRAELLASLRDHGFSLGMMQELTDLALVGNVKLWEGVPLSLETWPLPFLLVISPSPGHAGPRHPAAHVAAWYTDPLKQGDELLWLKVYDRRPSIVTRRDHSRPAHWLTGQRILVLGCGALGAPVAESCVRAGAEFVECVDNRAVHPGILVRQPYRYDDIGHAKATVLAERLRGITPEATVEGTISNAIDLVADDGFLAQFDLVVDATANRSVAVGLERTRWTMSDRRPPVLSVMVGHDCERAIGTLALPSATGGGVDALRRLALAAGEDDGWQDVLDDFFPDPPRTELFQPEPGCSDPTFVGSAMDMSAFAGQLLNDALAQLATPVPVNKLVPALSATVLRSTEAVGSGPAVRRRQWRGDMLLTEAGHRFQVRVDPAASAGIRAEIERVAEFKDLDCETGGYLLGQIDQASRVVWITEAPPPPPGSEATATSVKLIPDFVRQVVAERRARTRGLVDWVGTWHTHPHSEPNPSSLDVSTAAGLAEERGALLLLIVGGGPGRLTAWTEHRQQPDFHTRLFLPS from the coding sequence GTGAGCACGACCGAGCCGCTCACCGACGGGCAGCACCGAGCCCTGGACGAGCTCAGGTACCTGGAGCGTGTCGCCGGCGGCCGGGTGAAGGTCGAGGCCGCCACCGACGACGGCCGGATCGACATCACCATCTACTGCGGCAGCGACCGCTCAAAGGATGCCGACGCCCAACTCCAGGCCTGGGAACCGTTCTCGATTCTGGTGGGGCGACGGTATCCGCTGGAGGTTCCGGCGGTTCAGGTGCGGCACCGGCGGTTCGCCGGCCTGCCCCACGTGGTGTGGGGCGAATACCTCTGCCTGCACGTCGGCGACAACGACTGGGATCCGGGCCGTGGCATGCAGGGCCTGCTCGAGCGGCTGCTGGCGTGGCTGGACCACGTCGCCACCGGCACGCTCACCGGTCCCGACCTACCATGGGAACCGCCCATCGCCCGCGCGATCCCACAACTCGGCAGGCTGATCATCCGCCCCGAGTTGCCGGACGCACTGGTGACCACGGGTGAGCCGCACATCGCGCTGGCCGTCGTCACGGCGGTCGGTGATCGGAAGTACGAACTGCGGCAGTGGCTCACCGGCCCCGACGACCTGCAGTCCACGCTGGATCCCCCGAACTTTCTGGCAGTGGGGGTGATCCTGCAGCGCCCGGCGGACTACAGCTACCCAACCCGGCGCGCCGAACTGCTCGCCAGCCTCCGTGACCACGGCTTCTCACTGGGGATGATGCAAGAGCTGACTGACCTGGCACTGGTCGGCAACGTCAAGCTGTGGGAAGGAGTTCCCCTTTCACTGGAGACTTGGCCGCTACCGTTTCTTCTTGTGATCAGCCCGTCGCCCGGCCACGCCGGGCCACGCCACCCGGCGGCTCATGTGGCTGCGTGGTATACGGACCCACTGAAGCAGGGCGACGAGTTGCTGTGGCTGAAGGTCTATGACCGCCGGCCGAGCATCGTGACCCGCCGGGACCATTCCCGGCCAGCGCACTGGCTCACCGGCCAGCGCATCCTCGTCCTCGGCTGTGGTGCACTCGGCGCACCCGTGGCCGAATCCTGCGTCCGTGCCGGGGCGGAGTTCGTTGAGTGCGTCGACAACCGCGCCGTGCATCCCGGAATCCTGGTGCGCCAGCCGTACCGCTACGACGACATCGGCCACGCCAAGGCGACCGTGCTCGCGGAGCGGCTGCGAGGCATCACGCCCGAGGCGACCGTGGAGGGCACGATCTCGAACGCGATCGATCTCGTCGCCGACGACGGCTTCCTGGCCCAGTTTGACCTCGTCGTGGACGCCACGGCCAATCGGTCTGTCGCCGTCGGGCTCGAACGGACTCGGTGGACGATGTCCGACCGTCGACCACCGGTGCTGTCGGTCATGGTCGGCCACGACTGCGAGCGCGCCATCGGGACATTGGCACTGCCGTCGGCTACCGGTGGTGGCGTCGACGCGCTGCGGCGGTTGGCGCTCGCCGCCGGCGAGGACGACGGATGGCAGGACGTCCTCGACGACTTCTTCCCCGATCCGCCGCGGACCGAACTCTTCCAGCCCGAGCCAGGCTGCTCCGACCCCACGTTCGTCGGCTCCGCCATGGACATGTCGGCGTTCGCCGGACAACTGCTCAACGACGCGCTCGCCCAACTCGCCACCCCTGTGCCGGTGAACAAGCTGGTGCCCGCTCTGTCGGCGACCGTGCTGCGATCGACCGAGGCAGTCGGATCGGGTCCGGCCGTGCGGCGACGTCAGTGGCGTGGCGACATGCTGCTCACCGAGGCCGGACACAGGTTTCAGGTACGGGTCGACCCGGCCGCCTCGGCCGGCATCCGCGCCGAGATCGAGCGGGTCGCGGAGTTCAAGGACCTGGACTGCGAGACCGGTGGCTACCTGCTGGGGCAGATCGACCAGGCGAGCCGGGTGGTGTGGATCACCGAGGCCCCGCCACCGCCACCGGGCAGCGAGGCGACGGCCACCAGCGTGAAGCTCATCCCTGATTTCGTCCGCCAGGTGGTCGCCGAGCGACGGGCCAGGACCAGGGGACTCGTCGACTGGGTCGGCACCTGGCACACGCATCCCCACAGCGAACCCAACCCCAGCTCGCTCGACGTGTCGACCGCAGCAGGGCTCGCCGAGGAGCGCGGCGCCCTGCTGCTGTTGATTGTCGGTGGCGGCCCCGGCCGGCTCACCGCGTGGACCGAGCATCGTCAACAGCCGGACTTCCACACCCGACTGTTCCTTCCCAGCTGA
- a CDS encoding nucleotidyltransferase domain-containing protein yields the protein MDITPEMVQQWSRKHDSLLLTWTRSVLTTALADSKRLEGRDYEIFGQGSFANETNIAKSSDVDLVVALKLPFQEDISVLSPAGKQVFKQVYEESLYDWHDFRSDVIATLRRSYHVVPAKKCLDISDFDSLLRLPADVVPALEYREYSQMRSAEHEEYRLAVYFHDADGKRIVSYPRQHHRNGQEKDRNTRGRFKEIVRVVKNAREFVAPSDGKPTVSSYLLECLVYNVPNEVFRQPLPMAFQGVLDWLVAQENWLDFQCQNGIKLLFGEAFPTTHEPEVRPVIYEVRARHCRPLS from the coding sequence GTGGACATCACACCCGAGATGGTGCAGCAGTGGTCGAGAAAGCACGACTCGCTACTGCTCACCTGGACCCGCTCCGTGTTGACCACTGCCCTGGCCGATTCGAAGCGCCTGGAGGGTCGGGACTACGAGATCTTCGGGCAGGGCTCGTTCGCCAACGAGACCAACATCGCGAAGAGCAGTGACGTGGATCTCGTCGTGGCGTTGAAGCTACCGTTCCAGGAGGACATCTCCGTTCTCAGCCCGGCCGGCAAGCAGGTGTTCAAGCAGGTGTATGAGGAAAGTCTCTACGACTGGCATGACTTTCGGTCCGACGTGATCGCCACCCTGCGCCGGTCCTACCACGTGGTGCCGGCCAAGAAGTGCCTCGACATCTCGGATTTCGACTCCCTGCTGCGACTGCCCGCCGACGTGGTGCCGGCCCTGGAGTACCGGGAGTACTCGCAGATGCGGTCCGCCGAGCACGAGGAGTACCGCCTGGCCGTGTACTTCCACGACGCCGACGGCAAGCGGATCGTCAGCTACCCCCGGCAGCACCACCGAAACGGACAGGAGAAAGACCGCAACACTCGCGGCCGGTTCAAGGAGATCGTGCGCGTCGTGAAGAACGCCCGCGAGTTCGTCGCGCCGAGTGACGGCAAACCCACGGTGTCCTCATATCTGCTCGAGTGCCTCGTCTACAACGTGCCGAACGAGGTGTTCAGGCAGCCGCTGCCCATGGCATTCCAGGGTGTCCTCGACTGGCTGGTCGCTCAGGAGAACTGGCTGGACTTCCAGTGCCAGAACGGTATCAAGCTCCTGTTCGGCGAGGCGTTCCCCACGACACACGAACCCGAGGTGCGCCCTGTGATATACGAGGTGAGAGCCCGGCACTGCCGTCCGCTCTCGTGA
- a CDS encoding glycoside hydrolase family 2 protein, with translation MRRTLGTALACAVVMSLVAATAAVPGEAAPATGATGLETLGLHGWQVQSSADAKQSGEEVSKPGFDTATWLKVRPDDGGAPGTEIGALVQNGKCPNVYFSDNMRKCFGFTDDNAGPVTVPQFAVPWWFRTDFTPDLRNGGTAQLIVNGVIGKADVWVNGRQVATSATVTGAYTKFTFDVSKILTNGRNTLALEVYPNDPGKMFTVSDIDWNQVPPDNNTGIHFPVQLRVSGALTNGNARVLQDNAKDLSRSTLTPKTDVANNTDRTVTSLAKATVTAPDGRKTTVQQTVTLEPHTTRTVTFHPIVIDHPKMWWPYSLGSQPLYTLTTDVQGSGTSEQFGIRTVTTELVGPSPAAPEGVRRYAINGKPLVIRGAGFAEDLFLRYDSADIARQVGLLKNMGVNLVRVEGHFLPDDFYQQMDRAGIMVNAGWSCCDRWELPTSEKGVTDEDFKIIQLSAQTVGERLRDHPSVITFNWSDNQPTPRQEAVSLQGFKDADFTQPVVASAEYKASPQLGQAGEKEGPYDYVPPSYWYDTTHFDPTDDSRTNVGGSWGFDSEQSAGDTVPTLDSLNRFMSADEQAKLWQDPAYNQYHLNFEADHGGYNFGTLFTFDTAMANRYGQWSSLRQYVQQAQVQNYENTRSQFEAFIDHSTNQPTPATGTIYWQGNKGWPSLLWTLYNNDGDQAGSFFGAKKANEPLHVLYSYDDGGVTIDNLGADMQDGLTVQSKVYDTSGKVLDDQRSAPTSLASQQVRNDVLKPKTPAVTTPPAKAGTYFVELLLRKGNQVVDRNVYWLSTQQDVVDWPASYGNPQATMTQYADLQGLQGLQQAKVSAVAASQKQRDGKQATKVTVTNTSKQPIVGFFLRADIRRGNADGTEKPGDNQVTSGLWSDNDVTLWPGESQTLTVTYDAADLRGATPVVSLQGWNLPRFDVKAGSDLVSCAAQEAAAAARDILHVG, from the coding sequence ATGAGACGAACGCTGGGCACGGCGCTGGCGTGCGCGGTGGTGATGAGCCTGGTGGCGGCCACGGCGGCGGTGCCGGGCGAGGCGGCGCCGGCGACTGGGGCGACGGGGCTGGAGACGCTGGGGCTGCACGGCTGGCAGGTGCAAAGCAGTGCGGACGCGAAGCAGTCGGGGGAGGAGGTGTCGAAGCCGGGCTTCGACACGGCGACCTGGCTGAAGGTGCGGCCGGATGACGGCGGGGCCCCGGGCACGGAGATCGGGGCGCTGGTGCAGAACGGGAAGTGCCCGAACGTCTACTTCTCGGACAACATGCGCAAGTGCTTCGGCTTCACGGACGACAACGCGGGCCCGGTGACGGTGCCGCAGTTCGCGGTGCCCTGGTGGTTCCGGACGGACTTCACGCCGGACCTCCGCAACGGCGGCACGGCGCAGCTGATCGTGAACGGCGTGATCGGCAAAGCGGACGTCTGGGTCAACGGCCGGCAGGTGGCGACGAGCGCCACGGTGACGGGCGCCTACACGAAGTTCACCTTCGACGTGTCGAAGATCCTCACCAACGGCCGCAACACGCTGGCCCTGGAGGTCTACCCGAACGACCCGGGCAAGATGTTCACGGTCTCCGACATCGACTGGAACCAGGTCCCGCCGGACAACAACACGGGCATCCACTTCCCGGTCCAGCTCAGGGTCTCGGGCGCCCTGACCAACGGCAACGCCCGCGTCCTGCAGGACAACGCGAAGGACCTGAGCCGCTCGACCCTGACGCCGAAGACGGACGTCGCGAACAACACCGACCGCACGGTCACGAGCCTGGCCAAGGCGACGGTCACCGCACCGGACGGTCGGAAGACGACGGTCCAGCAAACGGTGACCCTGGAGCCCCACACCACCCGGACGGTGACCTTCCACCCGATCGTCATCGACCACCCGAAGATGTGGTGGCCGTACTCCCTGGGCAGCCAGCCGCTGTACACGCTGACGACGGACGTGCAGGGCAGCGGCACGAGTGAGCAGTTCGGTATCCGCACGGTGACGACCGAGCTGGTCGGCCCCTCGCCGGCGGCTCCGGAGGGTGTCCGCCGCTACGCGATCAACGGCAAGCCGCTGGTGATCCGCGGCGCCGGCTTCGCGGAGGACCTTTTCCTGCGCTACGACTCGGCGGACATCGCCAGGCAGGTCGGGTTGCTCAAGAACATGGGCGTCAACCTGGTCCGCGTCGAGGGCCACTTCCTGCCGGACGACTTCTACCAGCAGATGGACCGCGCCGGCATCATGGTCAACGCCGGCTGGTCGTGCTGCGACCGGTGGGAGCTGCCCACGAGCGAGAAGGGCGTCACCGACGAGGACTTCAAGATCATCCAGCTGTCGGCGCAGACGGTCGGCGAACGGCTGCGCGACCACCCGAGCGTGATCACGTTCAACTGGAGCGACAACCAGCCGACGCCCCGCCAGGAGGCGGTGTCGCTGCAGGGCTTCAAGGACGCGGACTTCACGCAGCCGGTGGTGGCCTCGGCGGAGTACAAGGCCAGCCCGCAGCTGGGCCAGGCCGGCGAGAAGGAGGGCCCGTACGACTACGTGCCCCCGAGCTACTGGTACGACACCACGCACTTCGACCCGACCGACGACTCCCGCACCAACGTGGGCGGCTCCTGGGGCTTCGACAGCGAGCAGAGCGCCGGCGACACGGTGCCGACGCTGGACTCGCTGAACCGCTTCATGAGCGCGGACGAGCAGGCCAAGCTGTGGCAGGACCCGGCCTACAACCAGTACCACCTGAACTTCGAGGCCGACCACGGCGGCTACAACTTCGGCACGCTGTTCACCTTCGACACGGCCATGGCCAACCGCTACGGCCAGTGGTCGAGCCTGCGGCAGTACGTGCAGCAGGCGCAGGTGCAGAACTACGAGAACACCCGCTCGCAGTTCGAGGCGTTCATCGACCACTCGACCAACCAGCCGACGCCGGCCACCGGCACGATCTACTGGCAGGGCAACAAGGGCTGGCCGAGCCTGCTCTGGACGCTCTACAACAACGACGGCGACCAGGCCGGCAGCTTCTTCGGCGCGAAGAAGGCCAACGAGCCGCTGCACGTGCTGTACTCCTACGACGACGGCGGCGTCACGATCGACAACCTGGGCGCCGACATGCAGGACGGCCTGACCGTCCAGTCCAAGGTCTACGACACCAGCGGCAAGGTGCTGGACGACCAGCGGTCGGCCCCGACCAGCCTGGCCAGCCAGCAGGTCCGCAACGACGTGCTGAAGCCGAAGACGCCCGCGGTCACCACGCCGCCGGCCAAGGCCGGCACGTACTTCGTGGAGCTGTTGCTGCGCAAGGGAAACCAGGTCGTGGACCGCAACGTCTACTGGCTGTCCACGCAGCAGGACGTCGTCGACTGGCCGGCGAGCTACGGCAACCCGCAGGCGACCATGACCCAGTACGCGGACCTTCAGGGTCTCCAGGGCCTCCAGCAGGCCAAGGTCTCCGCGGTGGCGGCGTCGCAGAAGCAGCGGGACGGCAAGCAGGCCACGAAGGTGACGGTCACGAACACCTCGAAGCAGCCGATCGTCGGCTTCTTCCTGCGGGCGGACATCCGCCGCGGCAATGCGGACGGCACCGAGAAGCCCGGCGACAACCAGGTGACTTCGGGCCTGTGGAGCGACAACGACGTCACGCTGTGGCCGGGGGAGTCCCAGACCCTCACGGTCACCTACGACGCGGCGGACCTGCGCGGGGCCACGCCGGTGGTCAGTCTCCAGGGCTGGAACCTGCCGAGGTTCGACGTGAAGGCGGGCAGCGATCTGGTCTCCTGCGCGGCGCAGGAGGCGGCTGCGGCCGCCCGCGACATCCTGCACGTGGGGTGA
- a CDS encoding ABC transporter substrate-binding protein encodes MRHRLLATAVAAAVIAGTVTACGAGDAADGKVHLTIATFGEFGYEDLLKQYQADHPNIVVTQHKVGQAAPHHKELFTKLAAGSGLDDIEAIEEGYRAQVMAKSDKFNDLSKIGPADAGPDRWLPWKYEAGKSKDGKLIGYGTDIGPLAMCYRTDLLQAAGLPSDADGVKALFSSWQSYFDAGKTYVQKTGKPWFDTSTQIFNAMHNQHDVGYYDQNDNLVVATNPDIQKDWNAVTQAIADKESAKLVSFSNEWQAGFKTSGFATTVCPAWMLGSIEQNSGPDNKGKWAVSSAFPDGGGNWGGSYLTVPLQSKHPKEAAELAAWLTAPQQQIKAFVAKGPFPSQVQALQSPELLNTTNAYFADPKTGALYAELAKKLTKAQYKGPADGQIQDDVFAPALQAVEQGKSAADGWQQAVAGAQKAAK; translated from the coding sequence ATGCGTCACAGACTTCTCGCGACCGCCGTCGCGGCGGCCGTCATCGCCGGCACCGTCACGGCGTGCGGCGCCGGCGACGCCGCCGACGGCAAGGTCCACCTGACGATCGCCACGTTCGGCGAGTTCGGCTACGAGGACCTGCTCAAGCAGTACCAGGCCGACCACCCGAACATCGTCGTCACACAGCACAAGGTCGGGCAGGCCGCGCCGCACCACAAGGAGCTGTTCACCAAGCTCGCGGCCGGTTCGGGGCTGGACGACATCGAGGCCATCGAGGAGGGCTACCGGGCCCAGGTGATGGCCAAGTCCGACAAGTTCAACGACCTGAGCAAGATCGGCCCGGCCGACGCCGGCCCGGACCGCTGGCTGCCGTGGAAGTACGAGGCCGGCAAGTCCAAGGACGGCAAGCTGATCGGCTACGGAACCGACATCGGCCCGCTGGCCATGTGCTACCGCACGGACCTGCTGCAGGCCGCCGGCCTGCCCAGCGACGCCGACGGCGTGAAGGCGCTGTTCAGCAGCTGGCAGAGCTACTTCGACGCCGGCAAGACCTACGTGCAGAAGACCGGCAAGCCCTGGTTCGACACGTCGACCCAGATCTTCAACGCCATGCACAACCAGCACGACGTCGGCTACTACGACCAGAACGACAACCTGGTGGTGGCGACCAACCCCGACATCCAGAAGGACTGGAACGCGGTCACGCAGGCCATCGCCGACAAGGAGTCGGCCAAGCTGGTGTCGTTCAGCAACGAGTGGCAGGCCGGCTTCAAGACCAGCGGCTTCGCCACCACCGTCTGCCCCGCCTGGATGCTCGGCTCGATCGAGCAGAACTCGGGTCCGGACAACAAGGGCAAGTGGGCCGTCTCCTCGGCCTTCCCCGACGGCGGCGGCAACTGGGGCGGCTCGTACCTCACGGTTCCGTTGCAGAGCAAGCACCCCAAGGAGGCCGCCGAGCTCGCGGCCTGGCTGACCGCGCCGCAGCAGCAGATCAAGGCGTTCGTGGCCAAGGGGCCGTTCCCCAGCCAGGTGCAGGCCCTGCAGTCGCCCGAGCTGCTCAACACCACCAACGCCTACTTCGCCGACCCGAAGACCGGCGCGCTGTACGCCGAGCTGGCCAAGAAGCTGACCAAGGCCCAGTACAAGGGTCCGGCCGACGGCCAGATCCAGGACGACGTGTTCGCACCGGCGCTGCAGGCGGTGGAACAGGGCAAGTCCGCTGCCGATGGCTGGCAGCAGGCCGTGGCCGGCGCACAGAAGGCAGCGAAGTGA